One Cellulomonas sp. NS3 genomic region harbors:
- a CDS encoding aldo/keto reductase, giving the protein MQTRQLGDVTVSAIGLGGMPLSIEGRPDRDRALATIHAALDAGVTLIDTADAYHLTATDVGHNEELIAEALRTWGGDASEVLVATKGGHLRPGDGSWYVDGSPDHLRKALDASLQRLGVEAIGLYQFHRPDPEVPYAESVGVLNEFLDAGKIRLAGISNANPEQIREAQDVLGGRLTSVQNQYSPAFRSSQPELELCAQLGLAFLPWSPLGGISKASSLGDTHGAFERVAAAHGVSPQQVALAWELAQAPVVIPIPGSSRPETIQDSVKAADLILGPEEIAELDAAVA; this is encoded by the coding sequence ATGCAGACACGACAGCTCGGAGACGTCACGGTCAGCGCCATCGGACTCGGCGGGATGCCCCTGTCGATCGAGGGCCGCCCCGACCGCGACCGCGCCCTGGCCACCATCCACGCCGCGCTCGACGCGGGCGTCACGCTGATCGACACCGCGGACGCGTACCACCTGACGGCGACCGACGTCGGCCACAACGAGGAGCTCATCGCGGAGGCGCTGCGCACGTGGGGCGGCGACGCCTCCGAGGTGCTCGTCGCGACCAAGGGCGGCCACCTGCGCCCCGGCGACGGCTCCTGGTACGTCGACGGCTCGCCCGACCACCTCCGCAAGGCGCTCGACGCGTCGCTCCAGCGGCTCGGCGTCGAGGCGATCGGCCTCTACCAGTTCCACCGCCCCGACCCGGAGGTCCCCTACGCCGAGTCGGTCGGGGTCCTCAACGAGTTCCTCGACGCGGGCAAGATCCGCCTCGCCGGCATCTCGAACGCGAACCCGGAGCAGATCCGCGAGGCCCAGGACGTGCTCGGGGGGCGCCTGACGTCGGTGCAGAACCAGTACTCCCCGGCGTTCCGATCGTCGCAGCCCGAGCTGGAGCTGTGCGCTCAGCTCGGCCTCGCGTTCCTGCCGTGGAGCCCGCTCGGCGGGATCTCGAAGGCGTCCTCGCTCGGCGACACGCACGGCGCGTTCGAGCGCGTCGCGGCCGCGCACGGGGTCAGCCCGCAGCAGGTCGCGCTCGCGTGGGAGCTCGCGCAGGCACCGGTCGTCATCCCGATCCCGGGCTCGTCGCGCCCCGAGACGATCCAGGACTCGGTCAAGGCCGCAGACCTGATCCTCGGCCCGGAGGAGATCGCGGAGCTCGACGCCGCCGTCGCCTGA
- a CDS encoding AAA family ATPase, whose product MGIRNYLVEGLSGTGKTTVAEELERRGHHVVHGDRELAYQGDPRTGEPTEVGAHENHLWDVTRVRALATDQRHEATFFCGGSRNFPAFLDLFDGVFVLEVDLETLHRRLDARPDGEWGGGRPTERERIVRWHATRSDVPADGIPIDSTAPVEQVVDEILRRCAEPG is encoded by the coding sequence ATGGGCATACGGAACTACCTGGTCGAGGGCCTCTCCGGCACCGGCAAGACCACCGTGGCCGAGGAGCTGGAGCGGCGCGGCCACCACGTCGTCCACGGGGACCGGGAGCTCGCCTACCAGGGCGACCCGCGCACCGGTGAGCCGACGGAGGTCGGTGCCCACGAGAACCACCTCTGGGACGTGACCCGGGTCCGCGCCCTCGCCACCGACCAGCGCCACGAGGCCACGTTCTTCTGCGGCGGCTCACGGAACTTCCCGGCGTTCCTCGACCTGTTCGACGGCGTCTTCGTCCTCGAGGTCGACCTGGAGACGCTGCACCGGCGGCTCGACGCGCGGCCGGACGGGGAGTGGGGCGGCGGCCGGCCGACGGAACGAGAGCGCATCGTCCGGTGGCACGCGACGAGGTCGGACGTCCCGGCGGACGGCATCCCGATCGACTCCACCGCCCCGGTCGAGCAGGTCGTCGACGAGATCCTCCGCCGGTGCGCGGAGCCGGGGTAG
- a CDS encoding protein-tyrosine phosphatase family protein — protein sequence MSTWDPSDEGALTLPSGLRVRGRGLRRPTPAGPDPDSGVYLLGSPPDPLPWPSRWVRWPDFRTPSDPADAEDALREVLRRAADERVEVACEGGRGRTGTALACLAVLDGLPAREAVSYVRRGYHPRAVETPGQWLFVRRFAPGRG from the coding sequence ATGAGCACCTGGGACCCGTCCGACGAGGGCGCCCTCACGCTGCCGAGCGGGCTGCGCGTCCGCGGGCGAGGCCTGCGCCGACCGACGCCCGCGGGCCCGGACCCCGACTCCGGCGTCTACCTCCTCGGCAGCCCGCCGGACCCGCTGCCCTGGCCGTCGCGCTGGGTGCGGTGGCCCGACTTCCGCACACCGAGCGACCCCGCCGACGCGGAGGACGCGCTGCGCGAGGTCCTGCGCCGGGCGGCCGACGAGCGGGTCGAGGTCGCGTGCGAGGGCGGGCGCGGGCGCACCGGGACGGCGCTCGCGTGCCTCGCGGTGCTCGACGGGCTCCCCGCCCGGGAGGCCGTCTCGTACGTGCGCCGCGGGTACCACCCGCGCGCGGTCGAGACCCCGGGTCAGTGGCTGTTCGTGCGCCGGTTCGCACCGGGACGGGGCTGA
- a CDS encoding SDR family NAD(P)-dependent oxidoreductase — MPAVDYRDQTTLVTGASSGIGAEFARQLAARGSDLVLVARRRDRLDALAAELVAAHGVRTTVIPLDLGEPSAVADLVAELDRQGLRVTSLVNNAGFATHSPFHDEDPDRVREEITLNVLALVELTHALIDDLRAAGTGVLVNLSSIAAYQGNPNLAVYGATKAFVLSFTEALWGEARGTGLRVLALSPGATETEFFDVAQWRTSGDGTRRQTVEQVVATALRTLDRRNPPPSVVSGAANRAFVAVSRLVTRRRLALLMGSLMRRPEDDAEPTQAPRVRGR, encoded by the coding sequence ATGCCCGCAGTCGACTACCGCGACCAGACGACGCTCGTCACGGGCGCCAGCTCGGGCATCGGCGCGGAGTTCGCCCGGCAGCTCGCGGCGCGCGGCTCCGACCTCGTCCTCGTCGCCCGGCGGCGCGACCGCCTCGACGCGCTCGCCGCGGAGCTCGTCGCCGCGCACGGCGTCCGGACGACCGTGATCCCGCTCGACCTCGGGGAGCCGTCCGCCGTCGCGGACCTCGTCGCCGAGCTCGACCGCCAGGGGCTGCGCGTCACGAGCCTCGTCAACAACGCGGGCTTCGCGACGCACAGCCCGTTCCACGACGAGGACCCGGACCGGGTGCGCGAGGAGATCACGCTCAACGTGCTCGCGCTCGTCGAGCTCACGCACGCGCTGATCGACGACCTGCGCGCGGCGGGGACCGGTGTGCTGGTCAACCTGTCGAGCATCGCGGCGTACCAGGGCAACCCCAACCTCGCGGTCTACGGCGCGACGAAGGCGTTCGTGCTCAGCTTCACCGAGGCCCTGTGGGGCGAGGCCCGCGGGACGGGGCTGCGGGTGCTCGCGCTGTCCCCCGGCGCGACCGAGACCGAGTTCTTCGACGTCGCGCAGTGGCGTACGAGCGGCGACGGGACCCGCCGGCAGACGGTCGAGCAGGTCGTCGCCACGGCGCTGCGCACGCTCGACCGCCGCAACCCGCCGCCCAGCGTCGTCTCCGGCGCGGCGAACCGGGCCTTCGTCGCCGTGAGCCGGCTCGTGACCCGGCGCCGGCTCGCCCTGCTCATGGGCTCCCTCATGCGGCGACCGGAGGACGACGCCGAGCCGACGCAGGCCCCCCGGGTCCGGGGTCGCTGA
- a CDS encoding ROK family transcriptional regulator, with protein sequence MGAGERRSGDLSGVVQLLRDGQPRTRAELGQLTGLARSTVSARVDQLLAAGLVTPAGEASSTGGRPPATLAFHPGARITLAIDLGATHARVAVTDLASTVLAEHLDTIAISDGPGPVLDHVATVAAKLVEHTGRHTSELVGAGVGLPGPVDHATGRPTNPPIMPGWDDADVAGHLGALLGTPVLVDNDVNVMALGEHATEFADVDHLLFVKVATGIGAGVISDGAIRRGAQGAAGDVGHIAVPGGRDVLCRCGNTGCLEAVAGGRAIAAELAAAGLPALTSADVVALVRSGDVTALRTVRDAGRAIGEVLATCVSMLNPSVIVLGGSVAEAGEHLLAGIREVVYRRSLPLATQHLRIVSSRTKGRAGVLGASTMVVDHLLTSGALEELLG encoded by the coding sequence ATGGGTGCAGGTGAACGGCGTTCCGGGGACCTCAGCGGTGTCGTCCAGCTCCTGCGCGACGGGCAGCCACGCACCCGCGCCGAGCTCGGCCAGCTCACCGGCCTGGCCCGCTCGACCGTCTCCGCGCGCGTCGACCAGCTCCTCGCCGCCGGCCTCGTGACCCCCGCGGGCGAGGCCAGCTCGACCGGCGGCCGCCCGCCCGCGACGCTCGCGTTCCACCCCGGCGCCCGCATCACGCTCGCGATCGACCTCGGCGCGACGCACGCGCGCGTCGCCGTGACGGACCTCGCCTCGACCGTGCTCGCCGAGCACCTCGACACGATCGCGATCTCCGACGGCCCCGGCCCGGTGCTCGACCACGTCGCGACCGTCGCGGCGAAGCTCGTCGAGCACACCGGGCGGCACACGTCCGAGCTCGTCGGCGCCGGCGTGGGGCTGCCCGGACCCGTCGACCACGCGACCGGACGGCCCACGAACCCGCCGATCATGCCCGGCTGGGACGACGCCGACGTCGCCGGGCACCTCGGCGCGCTGCTCGGCACGCCCGTCCTCGTCGACAACGACGTCAACGTCATGGCGCTCGGCGAGCACGCCACCGAGTTCGCCGACGTCGACCACCTGCTGTTCGTCAAGGTCGCGACGGGCATCGGCGCGGGCGTCATCAGCGACGGCGCGATCCGGCGCGGGGCCCAGGGCGCTGCGGGCGACGTCGGGCACATCGCGGTCCCCGGGGGGCGCGACGTGCTGTGCCGCTGCGGCAACACCGGGTGCCTCGAGGCCGTGGCGGGCGGCCGGGCCATCGCCGCCGAGCTCGCCGCCGCCGGGCTGCCCGCGCTCACGAGCGCCGACGTCGTCGCGCTGGTCCGCTCGGGCGACGTGACGGCGCTGCGCACCGTCCGGGACGCCGGCCGGGCCATCGGCGAGGTGCTCGCGACGTGCGTGAGCATGCTCAACCCGTCGGTCATCGTGCTCGGCGGCAGCGTCGCCGAGGCCGGCGAGCACCTGCTCGCCGGGATCCGCGAGGTCGTCTACCGCCGCTCGCTGCCCCTCGCGACGCAGCACCTGCGCATCGTGTCGAGCCGCACCAAGGGCCGCGCCGGGGTGCTCGGGGCCAGCACGATGGTCGTCGACCACCTCCTCACGAGCGGCGCGCTCGAGGAGCTGCTGGGCTGA
- a CDS encoding sugar ABC transporter ATP-binding protein, translated as MRGIVKHFPGAKALDGVDLDILPGEVHCLLGQNGAGKSTLIKVLAGAHKPDAGTLTWRGDPLAVTTPVAAMRAGVATMYQELDVVDGLTVAENVYLGHELTSGGFTQRRRAHARTRELLTRLGHGDIPPHREVGHLSAAGKQVVSMARALSHDARLIVMDEPSAVLDSEEVANLFRVVRELTAAGVAVLYISHRLEEIRQIGDRITVLKDGRTVASNLPVATTPTAELIRLMTGRAVEQVFPARPPVAPDAPTLLSVDGLALHGVFHDVSFSVRAGEVVGLAGLVGSGRSEILETVYGARKATAGRVEVAGTALRRGSVDAAVRAGIGLAPEERKSQGLLLDEPLYRNVTLSTFGRFARGPMLDEPGERAAARAQIEALELRPADPDRATRTLSGGNQQKLMLARWLVHGCKVLLLDEPTRGVDVGARAEIYALVRALADAGTAVVVVSSEIEEVLGLAHRVLVVADGRVLHSGPAEQIDEHRVLDLIMEGSAA; from the coding sequence ATGCGCGGCATCGTGAAGCACTTCCCCGGCGCCAAGGCCCTCGACGGCGTCGACCTCGACATCCTCCCGGGCGAGGTGCACTGCCTCCTCGGCCAGAACGGCGCGGGCAAGTCGACGCTCATCAAGGTCCTCGCCGGTGCGCACAAGCCCGACGCCGGCACGCTCACCTGGCGCGGCGACCCGCTCGCGGTCACGACCCCGGTCGCCGCGATGCGCGCGGGCGTCGCGACGATGTACCAGGAGCTCGACGTCGTCGACGGGCTCACGGTCGCGGAGAACGTGTACCTCGGCCACGAGCTCACGAGCGGCGGCTTCACGCAGCGCCGTCGGGCCCACGCCCGGACCCGTGAGCTGCTCACGCGGCTCGGGCACGGCGACATCCCCCCGCACCGCGAGGTCGGGCACCTGTCGGCCGCGGGCAAGCAGGTCGTCAGCATGGCGCGCGCGCTGTCGCACGACGCCCGGCTCATCGTCATGGACGAGCCCTCGGCGGTGCTCGACTCCGAGGAGGTCGCGAACCTCTTCCGGGTCGTGCGCGAGCTCACCGCGGCGGGCGTCGCCGTCCTCTACATCTCCCACCGGCTCGAGGAGATCCGCCAGATCGGCGACCGCATCACGGTGCTCAAGGACGGCCGGACGGTCGCCTCGAACCTCCCGGTGGCGACGACCCCGACCGCCGAGCTCATCCGGCTCATGACCGGGCGCGCCGTCGAGCAGGTGTTCCCCGCCCGGCCCCCCGTCGCGCCCGACGCCCCGACGCTGCTGAGCGTCGACGGCCTCGCGCTGCACGGGGTGTTCCACGACGTGTCGTTCAGCGTGCGGGCCGGCGAGGTCGTCGGGCTCGCGGGCCTCGTCGGGTCCGGGCGGTCGGAGATCCTCGAGACGGTCTACGGCGCGCGCAAGGCCACCGCCGGACGGGTCGAGGTCGCCGGGACCGCGCTGCGGCGCGGGTCGGTCGACGCCGCGGTGCGCGCCGGGATCGGGCTCGCCCCCGAGGAGCGCAAGAGCCAGGGTCTGCTGCTCGACGAGCCGCTCTACCGCAACGTCACGCTGTCGACGTTCGGGCGGTTCGCGCGCGGGCCGATGCTCGACGAGCCGGGCGAGCGTGCAGCAGCCCGCGCGCAGATCGAGGCGCTCGAGCTGCGCCCCGCCGACCCGGACCGCGCGACCCGCACGCTCTCGGGCGGCAACCAGCAGAAGCTCATGCTCGCGCGCTGGCTCGTGCACGGCTGCAAGGTCCTGCTGCTCGACGAGCCCACGCGCGGCGTCGACGTCGGTGCGCGCGCCGAGATCTACGCGCTCGTCCGGGCGCTCGCGGACGCCGGGACGGCCGTCGTCGTCGTGTCGAGCGAGATCGAGGAGGTGCTCGGGCTCGCGCACCGGGTCCTCGTCGTGGCCGACGGCCGGGTGCTGCACAGCGGCCCGGCGGAACAGATCGACGAGCACCGCGTCCTCGACCTGATCATGGAAGGAAGTGCCGCGTGA
- a CDS encoding ABC transporter permease, whose amino-acid sequence MSEQIPPLATAGSVPPDPDHPSPLQRTGQTPGASGSGPRGLLHGAAGRNIGLVIALALLCVVGVATAGDRFASLDNVMTILRLAAVIGVLSIGMTFVITGGGIDLSVGSVLGLASVWATTVATQTMAQDTHWIVMVLTALAVGTVCGLVNGVLIAYGQVVAFIATLAMMVGARGLAEVIANRRTQIVRVPEFLDVFRAEPLGVSVIVWIFVVVAVAGWVVLNRTTFGRRTLAVGGNPEAARLAGIRIRRHTMYLYAISGLTAGIAGVMMLARTTAGSSTNGQLYELDAIAAVVVGGTLLAGGRGTIVGTVFGVLIFATLTNVFTQNNLSISAQSVAKGAIIVLAVLLQQRFAARSRSS is encoded by the coding sequence GTGAGCGAGCAGATCCCCCCGCTGGCCACCGCCGGCTCCGTCCCGCCCGACCCGGACCACCCCTCGCCGCTGCAGCGCACGGGCCAGACGCCCGGCGCGAGCGGATCCGGCCCACGTGGCCTCCTGCACGGCGCCGCCGGGCGCAACATCGGCCTCGTCATCGCTCTCGCGCTGCTGTGCGTGGTGGGCGTCGCGACCGCCGGCGACCGGTTCGCGAGCCTCGACAACGTCATGACGATCCTGCGGCTCGCCGCCGTGATCGGCGTGCTCAGCATCGGGATGACGTTCGTCATCACGGGTGGCGGGATCGACCTGTCCGTCGGGTCGGTGCTCGGGCTCGCGTCGGTGTGGGCGACGACGGTCGCGACGCAGACGATGGCGCAGGACACGCACTGGATCGTCATGGTGCTGACCGCGCTCGCCGTCGGCACGGTGTGCGGGCTGGTCAACGGGGTCCTGATCGCCTACGGGCAGGTCGTGGCCTTCATCGCGACGCTCGCGATGATGGTCGGCGCGCGGGGCCTCGCCGAGGTCATCGCGAACCGGCGGACGCAGATCGTCCGGGTGCCCGAGTTCCTCGACGTGTTCCGCGCCGAGCCGCTCGGTGTCTCGGTGATCGTCTGGATCTTCGTGGTCGTCGCGGTCGCCGGCTGGGTCGTGCTCAACCGCACGACGTTCGGTCGCCGGACGCTCGCTGTCGGCGGCAACCCGGAGGCCGCGCGGCTCGCGGGCATCCGGATCCGCCGCCACACGATGTACCTGTACGCGATCTCGGGCCTGACCGCCGGGATCGCCGGCGTCATGATGCTCGCCCGCACGACCGCCGGCTCCTCGACGAACGGCCAGCTCTACGAGCTCGACGCCATCGCGGCCGTCGTCGTCGGCGGGACGCTCCTCGCCGGCGGGCGCGGCACGATCGTCGGCACCGTGTTCGGGGTGCTGATCTTCGCGACGCTCACGAACGTCTTCACGCAGAACAACCTGTCGATCTCGGCGCAGTCGGTCGCGAAGGGCGCGATCATCGTGCTCGCCGTGCTGCTTCAGCAGCGGTTCGCGGCCCGCTCCCGCAGCAGCTGA
- a CDS encoding substrate-binding domain-containing protein — protein sequence MSARTVRPTGTTTRTARRRLLLTAGALLTTAGLVAGCTSNEPAEDDDAPQAESNSGGENDESGETVRIGFSAPAADHGWMGAITKAAVDEADKYDDVELIVAEATNDVNLQISQVETFINDGVDAIVLLPFDGAALTEVATEAMEAGITVINVDREFSSPFAARTTVLGDNYGMGVSAGTYVCEQVGDNPDAVVAEIAGIDSLPLTQDRSQGFADALADCGLDVDNRVAADFTVQGGQQAAANLLQAAPQIDALWNHDDDQGVGVMAAIDEAGRDEFVMVGGAGSANVMRSIEADDTVLKATVIYPSTQAADGVRLARLISQNKSMGDLVSVSVPRTVQLYAPVVTKDNVDQYLPSAFES from the coding sequence ATGTCCGCACGCACCGTCCGACCCACCGGGACCACCACCCGCACCGCCCGCCGCCGACTGCTCCTCACCGCCGGCGCGCTGCTCACGACCGCCGGCCTCGTCGCCGGCTGCACGTCCAACGAGCCCGCCGAGGACGACGACGCCCCGCAGGCCGAGTCGAACTCGGGCGGCGAGAACGACGAGTCGGGCGAGACCGTCCGCATCGGCTTCTCGGCGCCGGCCGCGGACCACGGCTGGATGGGCGCCATCACGAAGGCCGCGGTCGACGAGGCCGACAAGTACGACGACGTCGAGCTGATCGTCGCCGAGGCCACCAACGACGTGAACCTCCAGATCAGCCAGGTCGAGACGTTCATCAACGACGGGGTCGACGCGATCGTCCTCCTGCCGTTCGACGGCGCCGCCCTCACCGAGGTCGCGACGGAGGCGATGGAGGCCGGGATCACGGTGATCAACGTCGACCGCGAGTTCTCCAGCCCCTTCGCCGCGCGCACCACGGTGCTCGGCGACAACTACGGCATGGGCGTCAGCGCGGGAACCTACGTCTGCGAGCAGGTCGGCGACAACCCCGACGCGGTCGTGGCCGAGATCGCCGGGATCGACTCGCTGCCGCTGACGCAGGACCGCAGCCAGGGCTTCGCGGACGCGCTCGCCGACTGCGGGCTCGACGTGGACAACCGCGTCGCCGCCGACTTCACCGTGCAGGGCGGCCAGCAGGCCGCTGCGAACCTGCTCCAGGCCGCGCCGCAGATCGACGCGCTGTGGAACCACGACGACGACCAGGGTGTCGGCGTCATGGCCGCGATCGACGAGGCCGGGCGCGACGAGTTCGTCATGGTCGGTGGCGCCGGCTCCGCGAACGTGATGCGCTCGATCGAGGCGGACGACACGGTGCTCAAGGCCACGGTCATCTACCCGTCCACGCAGGCCGCCGACGGCGTCCGGCTCGCCCGGCTCATCTCGCAGAACAAGTCGATGGGTGACCTCGTCTCGGTCTCCGTCCCGCGCACCGTCCAGCTGTACGCGCCGGTCGTGACGAAGGACAACGTCGACCAGTACCTGCCGAGCGCGTTCGAGTCCTGA
- a CDS encoding Gfo/Idh/MocA family protein — MAQHEDGRLGVGMIGYAFMGAAHSQAWRVAPRFFDLALRPEMTVVAGRDSTAVEAARTRLGWGAAETDWRAVVARDDVDLVDICTPGDTHAEIAIAALQAGKHVLCEKPLANTVAEAEAMTAAAEAAAEKGVRAMVGFTYRRVPAIALARQLVAEGRIGQVRQVRAQYLQDWIADAEAPLSWRLDKAVAGSGALGDIGAHVVDLAQHVTGQVLTGVSGLLETFVHERPVAAGFSGLHGSAGTERGPVTVDDAAVFFGRLSGGGIATFEATRFAWGRKNAIRLEINGSHGSIAFDFEDMNVLHLYDATDEARVAGFRRIVVTEPEHPYVGAWWPAGHGLGYEHGFVHQVVDLVGALAAGEQPTPSFADGLQVQRVLDAVERSAADQSRWTFVDPGPAAPPRASDDGLPGAVVPEPKES; from the coding sequence ATGGCGCAGCACGAGGACGGCCGGCTCGGCGTCGGGATGATCGGGTACGCCTTCATGGGCGCCGCGCACTCGCAGGCGTGGCGCGTGGCGCCGCGGTTCTTCGACCTCGCGCTGCGCCCGGAGATGACGGTCGTCGCAGGGCGGGACAGCACCGCCGTCGAGGCCGCGCGCACCCGGCTCGGCTGGGGTGCGGCCGAGACGGACTGGCGCGCGGTGGTCGCCCGCGACGACGTCGACCTCGTCGACATCTGCACGCCGGGCGACACGCACGCCGAGATCGCGATCGCGGCGTTGCAGGCCGGCAAGCACGTGCTGTGCGAGAAGCCCCTCGCCAACACCGTGGCCGAGGCGGAGGCCATGACGGCCGCCGCCGAGGCCGCGGCCGAGAAGGGCGTCCGGGCGATGGTCGGGTTCACCTACCGGCGGGTCCCGGCGATCGCGCTGGCCCGTCAGCTCGTCGCCGAGGGGCGCATCGGGCAGGTGCGGCAGGTGCGGGCGCAGTACCTGCAGGACTGGATCGCCGACGCCGAGGCGCCGCTGTCGTGGCGGCTCGACAAGGCCGTCGCCGGGTCCGGGGCGCTCGGGGACATCGGGGCGCACGTCGTCGACCTCGCGCAGCACGTCACCGGCCAGGTGCTCACGGGCGTGAGCGGGCTGCTCGAGACGTTCGTGCACGAGCGGCCCGTCGCGGCCGGGTTCTCCGGGCTGCACGGCTCGGCGGGCACCGAGCGCGGGCCGGTCACGGTCGACGACGCCGCGGTGTTCTTCGGGCGGCTCTCGGGCGGCGGGATCGCGACGTTCGAGGCGACGCGCTTCGCGTGGGGTCGCAAGAACGCGATCCGGCTCGAGATCAACGGCTCGCACGGGTCGATCGCGTTCGACTTCGAGGACATGAACGTGCTCCACCTGTACGACGCGACCGACGAGGCGCGCGTCGCCGGCTTCCGCCGGATCGTCGTGACCGAGCCCGAGCACCCGTACGTCGGCGCGTGGTGGCCCGCGGGGCACGGCCTCGGCTACGAGCACGGGTTCGTGCACCAGGTCGTCGACCTGGTGGGCGCGCTCGCGGCGGGGGAGCAGCCGACCCCGTCGTTCGCGGACGGCCTGCAGGTGCAGCGCGTGCTCGACGCCGTGGAGCGCTCCGCGGCCGACCAGAGCCGCTGGACGTTCGTCGACCCCGGCCCCGCCGCGCCCCCGCGCGCGTCCGACGACGGCCTGCCCGGTGCCGTCGTCCCCGAACCGAAGGAGAGCTGA
- a CDS encoding sugar phosphate isomerase/epimerase family protein — MARPITLFTGQWADLPLEEVARLASGWGYDGLELACWGDHLDVRRGAEDDAYIQDRLDLLERYGLKVWAISNHLTGQAVCDDPIDQRHHEMLPPDVWGDGDPEGVRQRAAEVMQLTARTAARLGVKTVVGFTGSAIWKYVAMFPPVTPELVDAGYRDFADRWNPILDVFDEVGVRFAHEVHPSEIAYDYWTTVRTLEAIGHREAFGLNWDPSHFVWQDLDPVGFLWDFKDRIYHVDCKDAKRRVGNGRNGRMGSHLPWADPRRGWDFVSTGHGDVPWEDSFRMLTTIGYDGPISVEWEDAGMDRLVGAPEALEFVKRMAFPPPTASFDAAFSTR; from the coding sequence GTGGCACGACCGATCACGCTGTTCACCGGCCAGTGGGCCGACCTGCCGCTCGAGGAGGTCGCGCGGCTGGCGTCCGGGTGGGGCTACGACGGGCTCGAGCTGGCCTGCTGGGGCGACCACCTCGACGTGCGCCGCGGCGCCGAGGACGACGCGTACATCCAGGACCGGCTCGACCTGCTCGAGCGGTACGGGCTCAAGGTCTGGGCGATCTCGAACCACCTCACCGGGCAGGCGGTCTGCGACGACCCGATCGACCAGCGTCACCACGAGATGCTCCCGCCCGACGTGTGGGGCGACGGCGACCCCGAGGGTGTCCGGCAGCGCGCGGCCGAGGTCATGCAGCTCACGGCCCGCACCGCCGCGCGGCTCGGCGTGAAGACGGTCGTCGGGTTCACCGGCTCGGCCATCTGGAAGTACGTCGCGATGTTCCCGCCGGTCACCCCGGAGCTCGTCGACGCGGGCTACCGGGACTTCGCGGACCGCTGGAACCCGATCCTCGACGTGTTCGACGAGGTCGGCGTCCGGTTCGCGCACGAGGTGCACCCGAGCGAGATCGCCTACGACTACTGGACGACCGTGCGGACCCTCGAGGCGATCGGTCACCGCGAGGCGTTCGGCCTCAACTGGGACCCGAGCCACTTCGTCTGGCAGGACCTCGACCCGGTCGGCTTCCTGTGGGACTTCAAGGACCGGATCTACCACGTGGACTGCAAGGACGCGAAGCGCCGGGTCGGCAACGGGCGCAACGGCCGGATGGGCTCGCACCTGCCGTGGGCCGACCCGCGCCGCGGCTGGGACTTCGTGTCCACCGGGCACGGTGACGTCCCGTGGGAGGACTCGTTCCGGATGCTCACGACGATCGGGTACGACGGGCCCATCTCGGTCGAGTGGGAGGACGCCGGGATGGACCGCCTCGTCGGCGCGCCCGAGGCGCTCGAGTTCGTCAAGCGCATGGCGTTCCCGCCGCCGACCGCCTCGTTCGACGCGGCGTTCAGCACGCGCTGA